The following proteins come from a genomic window of Brachionichthys hirsutus isolate HB-005 chromosome 20, CSIRO-AGI_Bhir_v1, whole genome shotgun sequence:
- the LOC137909111 gene encoding toll-like receptor 5, translating to MRTPDILVAVIGLFLQVSGSSSCLIAGSVADCSSQKRSRIPPLPPHITHLYLQMNHISEINATSLSGLEELQELDLGFQRVPLVIRSNAFSGNRRLRKLVLGFNVNLRLEPGAFAGLSGLEALFLDYCRLQDSILKENYLEPLSSLETLDLFGNRIKRVQPAMFFVNMTRFKRLNLKLNQIDRLCEPDLAAFQGKHLEVLNLDSVRFKATSRGAFSWQKCGNPFRGMSVQRLYLSNNGLTVGQLEQLFRAIDGTKIAHLKMSGHIGRGLSFSNLPDPDRGTFEGLRNSSIRTLDLSKNRIFALQPGVFGPLDEVEIIDVSQNRVNQIHKNAFEGLAGHLKVLNLSNNLLGEIYAHSFASLTNLKVLDLSYNHIGALGFRSFSGLPHLGALFLTGNSLRELGFPSSLPGLTDLRLDDNKLTSSPVRALAQFASNLKYLNIGDNRLTELGDLNPLLAEVKALETLFYGGNSIRWCVSKSAIGLNSLTVLDLHGSSLQSFWSRGKCLDLFDNLGRLAGLNLSSNALRTLPKAVFKGLSSLVELDLSFNTLTYLQADVLPQSLKLLHLSNNFIASPDPAAFRSLLFLDLKMNRFHCDANLQGFLTWMSQTNVTFLSPVEDFRCEFPSGSYDVPLLDYSADVNRR from the exons ATGAGGACGCCGGATATTCTGGTGGCTGTCATTGGTCTTTTCCTGCAG GTGTCAGGCTCCTCATCCTGCCTCATCGCCGGCTCCGTAGCCGACTGTAGCTCCCAGAAACGCAGCCggattcctcctcttcctccccacaTCACCCACCTGTACTTGCAGATGAACCACATCAGCGAGATCAACGCCACTTCCTTGTCAggcctggaggagctgcaggagctggaccTCGGGTTTCAGCGGGTGCCGCTCGTAATCCGGAGCAACGCGTTCAGCGGGAACCGTCGCCTGAGGAAGCTGGTCCTCGGCTTCAACGTCAACCTCCGTCTGGAGCCGGGGGCTTTCGCGGGACTCTCCGGCTTGGAGGCTCTCTTCCTGGACTACTGTCGGCTCCAAGACTCCATCCTGAAGGAGAACTACCTGGAGCCCCTGTCCTCCCTGGAGACTCTCGACCTCTTTGGCAACCGGATCAAGAGAGTCCAGCCTGCGATGTTCTTTGTCAACATGACTCGTTTCAAACGGCTGAACCTCAAACTGAACCAAATCGACCGACTGTGTGAGCCTGATCTGGCGGCTTTCCAGGGGAAGCATTTGGAGGTTCTGAACTTGGATTCGGTTCGCTTTAAGGCGACGTCCCGCGGAGCCTTCAGCTGGCAGAAGTGTGGGAATCCCTTCAGAGGAATGTCCGTTCAAAGGCTCTACCTTTCCAACAACGGGCTCACTGTGGGCCAGTTAGAGCAGCTGTTCCGAGCCATCGACGGCACAAAGATCGCCCACCTCAAGATGTCAGGGCACATCGGTAGAGGCCTTTCCTTCTCTAATCTCCCGGATCCAGACCGCGGCACATTCGAAGGCCTGAGGAACAGTTCGATCCGCACTTTGGATCTCTCCAAAAACAGGATCTTTGCGCTGCAGCCGGGGGTTTTCGGGCCCCTGGATGAGGTTGAGATCATCGACGTTTCCCAAAACAGAGTCAATCAGATCCACAAAAATGCTTTCGAGGGACTTGCGGGACATTTGAAAGTGCTCAACCTCTCCAACAACCTGCTGGGCGAGATCTACGCCCACTCTTTTGCCTCCCTGACGAACCTGAAGGTGCTCGATCTGTCCTACAATCACATCGGCGCCCTGGGGTTCCGCTCCTTCAGCGGACTCCCCCACCTGGGAGCGTTGTTTCTAACAGGGAATTCTTTGCGAGAGCTCGGCTTCCCTTCGTCTCTGCCCGGTTTAACTGATCTCCGATTAGACGACAATAAGCTGACGAGCTCACCAGTGAGAGCTCTCGCACAGTTTGCAAGTAATCTCAAGTATCTGAACATCGGAGACAACCGACTTACAGAGCTGGGGGATTTGAACCCCCTTTTGGCTGAAGTGAAAGCTCTGGAGACTCTCTTCTACGGAGGAAACTCGATCAGGTGGTGTGTGAGCAAATCGGCGATTGGCTTAAATTCCTTAACGGTCTTGGATCTCCACGGCAGCTCCCTGCAGTCTTTTTGGTCTCGAGGGAAATGCCTGGATCTGTTTGACAACCTGGGACGTTTGGCAGGTCTGAATTTGAGCTCTAACGCCCTGCGGACTCTCCCTAAAGCCGTCTTCAAGGGTCTCAGCTCCTTGGTTGAGCTGGACCTCTCATTCAACACGTTGACTTATCTCCAGGCTGATGTTTTACCCCAAAGTCTCAAACTGCTCCACCTTTCCAACAACTTTATAGCGTCCCCTGACCCCGCCGCCTTccgctccctcctcttcctcgatcTGAAAATGAACAGATTCCACTGCGATGCAAACCTGCAGGGATTCCTGACTTGGATGAGCCAGACCAACGTGACGTTTTTAAGTCCTGTGGAGGACTTCAGATGTGAATTTCCGTCTGGCTCCTATGATGTTCCACTGTTGGATTATTCTGCTGATGTCAACCGGcggtaa